From a region of the Hemibagrus wyckioides isolate EC202008001 linkage group LG06, SWU_Hwy_1.0, whole genome shotgun sequence genome:
- the LOC131354542 gene encoding uncharacterized protein LOC131354542, producing MPWERTRKRQITADLRLSERLRNFTTRVQYDVGPPFAAITASALLGRLSTRFRSVFMGMFDHSSRSAFVRSHTDVGREGLALSLRSNSSQRCSLGLRSGLCADQSSSSTPDSVIHVFMDLALCTGAQSCWKRKGPAPNCSHKVGSMELSKMSWYAEAFRVPFTGTKGPSPAPEKQPHTIIPPPPNFTLRTMQTDKYRSPGNRQTQTRPSDCQMEKRNSSLQRTRLHCSRVQWRRALHHCIRHFALHLVMYGLDAAARPWKPIP from the exons ATGCCGTGGGAGAGGACAAGGAAACGTCAAATAACTGCAGACTTACGACTTTCAGAAAGACTGAGAAATTTCACAACAAG ggttcaatatgacgtcggtccaccctttgcagctataacagcttcagctcttctgggaaggctgtccacaaggtttaggagtgtgtttatgggaatgtttgaccattcttccagaagcgcatttgtgaggtcacacactgatgttggacgagaaggtctggctctcagtctccgctctaattcatcccaaaggtgttctctcggattgaggtcaggactctgtgcagaccagtcaagttcatccacaccagactctgtcatccatgtctttatggaccttgctttgtgcactggtgcacagtcatgttggaagaggaaagggccagctccaaactgttcccacaaagttgggagcatggaattgtccaaaatgtcttggtatgctgaagcattcagagttcctttcactggaactaaggggccaagcccagctcctgaaaaacaaccccacaccataatcccccctccaccaaactttacacttcgcacaatgcagacagacaagtaccgttctcctggcaaccgccaaacccagactcgtccatcagattgccagatggagaagcgcaattcatcactccagagaacgcgtctccactgctctagagtccagtggcggcgtgctttacaccactgcatccgacactttgcattgcacttggtgatgtatggcttggatgcagctgctcggccatggaaacccattccatga